The nucleotide sequence CGCTGGCGCGTTTGCGCTCGTACTGGACCGCCTCGCGGACGAATCGCGGCGAACGATGAGCGAGGATCGTGTCGGCCTGGTTCAGCGTGATGCCGTGTTCGAGGAGCAGGCTCAGTGCCTTCTCCCGCGCAGCACCGCGCTTCGCGGCGGCGGGGTCGGCGGCGGCGGCTTCGCGCGCGCCTCCGTCCCTCCCTCCGCCTCCCTCCGCCTCCCTGTCTTTCTGCCTTTGGTATTCTCGGGGGGACTGGGGGGGGACAGCAACCCCCCGATTTTGGCGAACCTCTACGCCGTTAGTGGTGTGAGGATACGCCATTTTTGACGTAACCGCTATTCTCGGACTGGGCAGGGGGGTGACGCAGTTTCGGCGTTGCCAGGCGGTAATCGACGGGCGAGACTTGGGCAACAGATGACTCGACCCCAGATCCAGGAGGTCGTGGAGGTCGCTCGCCACAATCGCCCCGTTCAGATCGGTGCCGAAGCGGTGCGCCGGCTTGCCGCGTCGCGATCTCGCGTTGAAGCGTGTCTTGGCGACGGAAAGGCTTACTATGGCATCAACACCGGCTTCGGCTCACTCGCTCAGCAACGCGTCGGAAGTGAGGATCTGGCGCAGTTGCAGGTCAACCTCGTGCGATCACATGCCGCAGGTGTTGGCGACCCCCTGCCCCGGGAGATCGTACGCGGCATGTTGCTGCTTCTCGCGGCCAGTCTGAGCCGTGGCCTGTCCGGAGTGCGGCCGGTCGTCGTTGAGACGCTTGCCGCTTTGCTGAACGCGGGCATAAGCCCGGTTGTTCCTTCCATCGGTTCGGTCGGAGCGTCTGGCGACCTTGCCCCTTTGGCGCACGCCGCGCTGGTGCTCATGGGAGAAGGTCAGGCCGAGGTTGGTTGCCGCGTGGTCAGCGGTGGCGAAGCGATGCGATCGGCGGGCATCCCCACGATCGCGCTTGAGGCGAAGGAGGGCCTCGCGCTGCTGAACGGCACGCACCTGATGGCCGCTCAGGGCGCGCTGCTTTGCGCCGACTTCGATCATCTCTTCAGCGCTGCGCTCGCTGCGTGCGCCATGTCGATCGACGGGTGCATGGCGACGGATGCCTTCCTTGACTCCCGCTTGCACGAAGCGAGGCGGCAGCCTGGGCAGAGCATCGTCGCCTCGTGGCTTCACATGATGCTGGACGAGAGCGAGATCGTGCGTTCCCACCGCGAGAATGACCCCAGGGTGCAGGACCCCTACTCGCTCCGGTGCGCTCCGGCGGTGCTTGGCGCGGCATCGGACGCGTTCGATTATGTAAAACACGCCGTCGAACGCGAACTCCACGCCGTCACCGACAACCCCCTTGTCTTCAACGACGGTTCCGTCGTCTCCGGCGGCAACTTTCACGGCATGCCGCTCGCCATCCCCCTCGACTTGCTCTCGATCGCCCTGGCACACATCGCGGGAATCGCCGAGCGCCGCGTCTTCACCATGCTCGCAGGAAGCGACCCGGCCAGCGGCCTTCGGCCGTTCCTGGCCGCCCGCCCCGGACTGCAATCGGGCCTGATGATCCTGCAATACACCGCGGCCGCATGTTGCAACGAACTGGTCGGACTTGCGACCCCCGCGAGTGTTGCAAACCTGCCGACCAGCGCGGGCATGGAGGACTACAACTCGTTCGGGCCGCGTGCGGCGGCCAAGGCACGACGCGCGCTCGAACTCGCTCGCTATGTCGTGGCCATTGAACTGCTCTGTGCCGCCGAAGCGATCGACTGCCACCGTCCGCTGCGGTCCGGTGTTGGCGTTGAGCACTCGCACGCGCTGGTGCGATCCATCGTACCGCGATTGACCGAGGATCGTGCACTGTCTGGGGACGTTCAGCGGATCGTTGCGGACATGGACAACCACGCGTGGCTGGTCATCGTGGAGCACTGATCGGTGACCGAAGCACGCTCGGGAGAGCCCGCGGGTTCTCGTCTTCCGGGCTTGGCATCGGAATTGCACGGAGTTGTGCCGCGTCGCTCGGCCTCCTAGCCTCAGGGATGCCGGGGCGATGGGAGGCGCGGCATGACGACGATGACCACATCGGCACGCAACGAACCGAAGAGCGCGCGGACAGCCGTCGCTCGCGTCGTGCGCGCGCCGCGCGGCGCGGAGCGCACCTGCCGCACGTGGCAGGCCGAGGCCGCGATGCGGATGTTGATGAACAACCTAGATCCGGAGGTTGCCGAGGCGCCGGAGCAACTCGTCGTCTACGGCGGGCGCGGGCAGGCGGCTCGCTCGTGGCCCGCGTTCGACGCGATCGTGCGATCACTGCGATCGCTTGCGCCAGACGAGACGCTGCTCGTGCAGTCCGGCAAGCCCGTCGGCGTGGTGCGCACTCACGAGAACGCCCCGCGCGTGCTGATCGCGAACAGCAACCTGGTGCCGCGCTGGGCGACCCAGGAACACTTCGACGAACTCGCGTCGAAGGGCCTGATCATGTTCGGCCAGATGACGGCTGGCTCGTGGATCTACATCGGCACGCAGGGCATCCTGCAGGGCACGTTCGAAACGTTCGCCGAGTGCTCCCGCCAGCGGTTCGACGGCACGCTCCGCGGACGGCTGTGCGTCACGGCGGGGTGCGGCGGGATGGGCGGCGCGCAGCCGCTCGCCGTCACCCTCAACGGAGGCGTCTGCCTCATCGCCGAGGTCGATCACGGACGCCTCGAACGACGGCGACGCGATCGCTACCTCGACGAAACGGTCAGCGACCTCGACGTGGCCATCGACCGCGCCCTCTCGCTCGTCGAGTCGGGCGAGGCCGTGAGCGTCGGCGTCCATTGCAACGCCGTCGAACTGCTCGAACGCCTGATCGAACGCGATATCACGCCGGACGCCCTCACCGACCAGACCAGCGCGCACGACCCCCTAAACGGTTACGTCCCCGTCGAGACCTGCGCCTGCGAGGCCGAAGTGCTGCGCCGGCTTGACCCGGAGCGGTACGTCGCGCTCAGCTTGGCGAGCATGGACCGGCACGTGCGTGCGATGGTGGAACTACATCGGCGCGGGGCGGTCACCTTCGACTACGGCAACAACATCCGCCAACGGGCCTTCGACCACGGATTCGAAGACGCGTTCGAGTTTCCGGGATTCGTGCCCGCCTTCATCCGCCCGCAGTTCTGCGAGGGTCGCGGGCCGTTCCGCTGGGTCGCGCTCTCGGGCGATCCGCGCGACATCTATCGCACCGATTACGAGTTGCTGCGGCTCTTCCCTCGCC is from Synechococcales cyanobacterium CNB and encodes:
- the hutH gene encoding histidine ammonia-lyase; translation: MTRPQIQEVVEVARHNRPVQIGAEAVRRLAASRSRVEACLGDGKAYYGINTGFGSLAQQRVGSEDLAQLQVNLVRSHAAGVGDPLPREIVRGMLLLLAASLSRGLSGVRPVVVETLAALLNAGISPVVPSIGSVGASGDLAPLAHAALVLMGEGQAEVGCRVVSGGEAMRSAGIPTIALEAKEGLALLNGTHLMAAQGALLCADFDHLFSAALAACAMSIDGCMATDAFLDSRLHEARRQPGQSIVASWLHMMLDESEIVRSHRENDPRVQDPYSLRCAPAVLGAASDAFDYVKHAVERELHAVTDNPLVFNDGSVVSGGNFHGMPLAIPLDLLSIALAHIAGIAERRVFTMLAGSDPASGLRPFLAARPGLQSGLMILQYTAAACCNELVGLATPASVANLPTSAGMEDYNSFGPRAAAKARRALELARYVVAIELLCAAEAIDCHRPLRSGVGVEHSHALVRSIVPRLTEDRALSGDVQRIVADMDNHAWLVIVEH
- the hutU gene encoding urocanate hydratase gives rise to the protein MTTSARNEPKSARTAVARVVRAPRGAERTCRTWQAEAAMRMLMNNLDPEVAEAPEQLVVYGGRGQAARSWPAFDAIVRSLRSLAPDETLLVQSGKPVGVVRTHENAPRVLIANSNLVPRWATQEHFDELASKGLIMFGQMTAGSWIYIGTQGILQGTFETFAECSRQRFDGTLRGRLCVTAGCGGMGGAQPLAVTLNGGVCLIAEVDHGRLERRRRDRYLDETVSDLDVAIDRALSLVESGEAVSVGVHCNAVELLERLIERDITPDALTDQTSAHDPLNGYVPVETCACEAEVLRRLDPERYVALSLASMDRHVRAMVELHRRGAVTFDYGNNIRQRAFDHGFEDAFEFPGFVPAFIRPQFCEGRGPFRWVALSGDPRDIYRTDYELLRLFPRHEGLRRWLHSCHENPDALEAGDFDACRPRFGFQGLPARICWLGMGERDQAGVLFNRLVADGAVGAPIVIGRDHLDCGSVASPNRETEAMLDGSDAISDWAILNAMVNVASGASWVSFHHGGGVGIGFSQHAGQVVVADGSPEAEERLRRVLTNDPAMGVFRHADAGYEQADRTAIRAGLHIPMTRV